The region CACAAATAGTTTTTGCAACACCGGCTTCGTCGCCAAATTCGACGGTACCGGAGCGATGGTCTATTCCACTCTGATCGGTACAGGGCAGCAGCTTCCACGCGGTATTACTGTCGATACCGACGGCAATGCTTATATCGCAGGCAACAGCAGCGACAATGGCTTGAAGACAGTCAATGCGTTTCAACCGTCGTATACCGGCATGGTTTGTACAACATGCGGCGGAGTTTTTTTTGCCAAGCTGAACCCTACTGGAACGGACTGGGTTTTTTCGAGCTACTTTTTTAGTCCTGGCCAGATTGGGGCATCCGCGATGGCAACTTCCATCACCCGCGACACCCAGGGCAACATCTACTTCGGAGGCAACGGCACCTCCGTTCCTCTCAAAGGCTCTTTCCAGGATGGCACCGGAGGCTCCTTCGTCGCGGAGTTTGCACCAGATGGCAAGACGCTGCTGTTCAGTACGCTTCTGGGTGGTGATACCTTCGTCGCCGATACACTCGGGCAGATTCAGGTAGGGGCCGATGGAACGATTTATCTGGCTGGATCGCAGATCGCGCCTGACTTTCCCTATACCGTCGAGGCCTACCGCCACCCCATCTACTCCATTGGGTACGCTCAGTCTAAACAGTACCTCTTTGCCAGCGCCATCAATCCGTCCCATACGGGCTATACCTGGTCGACCTATCTGGGCGAAGGCTTCGTCAATACAACAGCGATGGATACGAAGGGCAACTTCTATATCGCGGGCAGCTTTGGGCTAAATTCGTTGCCCTTCAAAGATGCGGTTGCCGCTGACAGTCCCGGCGCTGGAGCCTTCATTTTGGGGCTTACGCCAAAGGGTGATCTGGTAAGCTCCACCGGCTTCGGCGGACGGGTGATCTCACAAGTCCCAAATGGCATGGCGATCGATCCGTCAGGTAACATTTACATCGCCGGTACGGCAAATTCTTTGTCGATCAATAATGGCTTTCCTTACGGCTTCTACGACCCCATCAACGTTGGCACAGGCACCGCATATACCGACCAGGCGAGATCTGGTAGCTATTCGAGCTTCATAGCGAAGATCGCGCCGACAAATCAGCCGCAGATCAGCCTCACCTATAGCGGGCCAATGCTCGAGCTCCGCAATGCAGGCAGCGCAGACCTGCATATCGTCAGCATTGTGCCGGGTAACAGCATCACTTCGATCATCAATGCCTGCGGTACTACTGTGGCAGCAGCAAGCTCCTGCTTTCTGACCCCACTTAGTACAACGCGAGGTGGAACCCTTACGATCAATAGTGATGCCCAGCCCTCTTCCCAGACCTTCACGCCCACTGGCCTTGCAAGCTCTCTTGGCGCAGTGGTGTACGTCGATAGCAGCCAATTGAACATCCCTCCTACGCAGAACGGAACAACCAGCGTGGCAAAGCCACTCTATATCTGGAACCTGGGCAACGCCGGGGTCGCTATCAGCTCCATCCTCACCTTCGGGTGGACCTCGCAGACGAACGACTGTCCCGCCATACTCGCGCCTGGCACGTTCTGCACAGCGAGCGTTACCGTGAAACCCGTTTCGGCGGGCGCGCCCAGTGGCTCGTACGATATCGGGGTGGTCTACGGCAGTGGGAGCCGTGTCGATGTCTATCCTAACTTCACGCCAAATCCAGTGGATGGGCCCCTGTTGTTTTCTGCCGACAGGAGCCTGCAATATGGTAATGTCCAGCTCGGGACAACGTCGCTGATTCGTACCGTAACGATCACCAATAGCGGAACCGCACCTGTCACTGTAGACGTGCCGTCCTTCTCCGGCGATGGAGCCAGTAGCTTTACGGTTGCAGCAAACACCTGCGCAGGCATCGCTCTTGCGTCTCAGGCGAGCTGTGTGATCGGTGTCAGTTTTGAGCCTCTGCAGGCTGGGCGTCTTGCGGTGCCGATGCTTTTGTCTGGCGGTGGTTCGTCCACGACAATCTACGTTATCGGTACAGGCATCAGCACGCCCAGTCTCTCAATCAATCCAGGTTCCTTCGACTTTGGCAACGTCGTGCCTGGCACCACAGCGACCCAAACCGTGCAGATTAAAAACACGAACGCCACGGAGATCGCTCTCACTAGCATTACCGCAGGCGCTGCAGACGGTGGCTTACAGCCCGATTACAGCCAAACGAATGACTGCGGCGCTACGCTTGCGTCCAATGCGAGCTGCTCCATCACGGTTACATTTGGGCCGTCGGTTCTGGGAATGCGTAAAGGAGCCGTCACGCTTATGATCGATGGCGGCGCCCTGACATCGAAAGTATTGCTGACAGGCACCGGAGTTCCTGCATTTCTTGCAGCTCCTAACTCGTTGTCCTTCTCTTCTACTCCTGTCGGCAGTAAGGTGTCTCAGAGCATATCTCTGGTCAATCAGTCCAGCATGTCGCTCGCACCTGTACTGACAACTACGGCTCCGTTCTCGATCGATTCAACGACTTGTAACGGTCCGCTCGCCGCTGGAACAAGTTGCTTAATTTTCGTTGGCTTCCAGCCAGACTCTAATGGTCCTCAGGCTGCGGTGCTCACCGTTGCTTCCGGGGAGGTAAATCCTATCACGGTACCACTCTCAGGAACCGGGACTGTCTCCGCAATCACGCTTTCGCCGACATCCCTGACTTTCGAAGGGGCAAACATTGGCACTTCCGCAGCAGCTCAGACGATAGCTCTCACGAACTCTGGCGCCGCTCCCCTTACGGCGCTCACTTTTGGGATCTCCGGTGTCAATCCCGAGGACTTTAAGCTGACGACAACGTGCGGCATCTCCCTCGCTTCCCAGCAGAGCTGTCTCCTCAATGTCGTCTTCACGCCCTCGAGCGCCGGTGCTGAAAGTGCCACGCTTTTCATTTCCAGCAATGCTGCCACCGGTCCGGCAACAGTCGCATTGGTTGGGACCGGGAACAGCTCTGGTCTCGCTCTGTCTACCTCCTCCCCCAGCGCCACAATCTCCGGCGGTTCCTCCGCTCCCTACACACTAGTGCAACAACCGCGACCAGGCGCAACGGGAACTATCACTTTCACGTGTGCAGATCTGCCGCTATACGCGGCGTGCAGCTTTTCTCCCGCGAGTCTGTCGATTGCTAATGGAGGCAGTACAACGCTTACCGTCACAACTTCCCAAACGCAGACGGCTGCGCGCCGCCAACCGATAAATATTGAGGCCGCAGGTTGTCTCGCGAGCTTATTTTTGTTGCCGGTTGTGCGAAGACGCTCTTGGTTGACTCTACTATCCTGCCTCCTGCTGTTCGCATTCGTGGGTATAGGAGGATGCGCCTCATCCTCAAAGCCATCTTCCCTATCCTCAACCAATCTCACGCCGAAAGGAACATACACTTTCCACGTGATTGCAAGTGCGGGCACTCAGATGCAGACGATTCCTTTGACGCTGACAGTACAGTAAGCGCGAACCGATGATCTTCAGCTGAAATGGTAACAGTCATCTCCGGAAGATCGAGATGCTCCTCGGTGTGAAGACATCCTCCCTGGACATGCCATAAACAACCACCAGTATTGACCAAGAACTAGGAAATGAAGTCTCGCCGGCTACCATTTGGAGTGAAAGTCTGCAGGTACGCCGAACAGGAAGTTCCATTGAACCAGCGGCTTCAAAGGCACCACTTCGAAGCTGTTGGAACAGCATTAAGAAATCTAAAGGCAACTCCTCGCGCAAGTGGACGAAGCTACCGTGCGAGCTATGCGGTGAGCAGTGATGGGCGCTTATGGCATACCAGGGGAGAAAATCCGCCGACTCTTGCGGTCGTGGGGGTTCGCCCCCCTCCCGGCACCATAAGCCGTCCTGTAACTCTCTGGAAGCAATATAGTCGTTGGGGTCAGCGGAGCTATCGGGCGGCGTAGGGAATTGATAGCGAGGTACAAATTTGGGTACAGCGCCAGTCCCATCTAACATCAGTTATTTGCCAATGCGCAGGCTCCG is a window of Edaphobacter sp. 12200R-103 DNA encoding:
- a CDS encoding choice-of-anchor D domain-containing protein; its protein translation is MTMTRLFCSLVLAAPVFSAQALMGAPIARQSADTQLLPLTFEENRGQAPDGVRFLSHSSDGEFLFTSRKVVLPCSAKGSPISLLLGNDASSLRAEEPTNGVANYYAGNDRTHWLQGIPLDRQIRYEQAAPGIDLVFHGRDGHLEYDLQVAPGADVEAMRLSLSGGASFHLEADGSATVQLANTNSTCQGLHFLAPIATQQIDGKTATVESHFTLDADGRLGFTASHYDRSRSLLIDPVVSYTKIIGASNGVEVSALQVDASGSVFLTGQTYASDYPVAGGGQGSTGQGGSEQIYVTKLDPTGTQILYSTYIPSPGFNTAEGIALDASGNAYVTGITGSSSFPTTSANLGTCTNSFCNTGFVAKFDGTGAMVYSTLIGTGQQLPRGITVDTDGNAYIAGNSSDNGLKTVNAFQPSYTGMVCTTCGGVFFAKLNPTGTDWVFSSYFFSPGQIGASAMATSITRDTQGNIYFGGNGTSVPLKGSFQDGTGGSFVAEFAPDGKTLLFSTLLGGDTFVADTLGQIQVGADGTIYLAGSQIAPDFPYTVEAYRHPIYSIGYAQSKQYLFASAINPSHTGYTWSTYLGEGFVNTTAMDTKGNFYIAGSFGLNSLPFKDAVAADSPGAGAFILGLTPKGDLVSSTGFGGRVISQVPNGMAIDPSGNIYIAGTANSLSINNGFPYGFYDPINVGTGTAYTDQARSGSYSSFIAKIAPTNQPQISLTYSGPMLELRNAGSADLHIVSIVPGNSITSIINACGTTVAAASSCFLTPLSTTRGGTLTINSDAQPSSQTFTPTGLASSLGAVVYVDSSQLNIPPTQNGTTSVAKPLYIWNLGNAGVAISSILTFGWTSQTNDCPAILAPGTFCTASVTVKPVSAGAPSGSYDIGVVYGSGSRVDVYPNFTPNPVDGPLLFSADRSLQYGNVQLGTTSLIRTVTITNSGTAPVTVDVPSFSGDGASSFTVAANTCAGIALASQASCVIGVSFEPLQAGRLAVPMLLSGGGSSTTIYVIGTGISTPSLSINPGSFDFGNVVPGTTATQTVQIKNTNATEIALTSITAGAADGGLQPDYSQTNDCGATLASNASCSITVTFGPSVLGMRKGAVTLMIDGGALTSKVLLTGTGVPAFLAAPNSLSFSSTPVGSKVSQSISLVNQSSMSLAPVLTTTAPFSIDSTTCNGPLAAGTSCLIFVGFQPDSNGPQAAVLTVASGEVNPITVPLSGTGTVSAITLSPTSLTFEGANIGTSAAAQTIALTNSGAAPLTALTFGISGVNPEDFKLTTTCGISLASQQSCLLNVVFTPSSAGAESATLFISSNAATGPATVALVGTGNSSGLALSTSSPSATISGGSSAPYTLVQQPRPGATGTITFTCADLPLYAACSFSPASLSIANGGSTTLTVTTSQTQTAARRQPINIEAAGCLASLFLLPVVRRRSWLTLLSCLLLFAFVGIGGCASSSKPSSLSSTNLTPKGTYTFHVIASAGTQMQTIPLTLTVQ